The sequence below is a genomic window from Williamwhitmania taraxaci.
ATTATCGTTAAACGCCTAACAACCATTTCCCATCCCTTGCTTGAACGGGAAGTTTTCGGTTTGAAATTTCCTTCCCCCGTTGGGCTCGCTGCTGGATTCGATAAAAATGCCACCCTAATTTCCGAAATGGCATCCTTAGGATTTGGATTTATAGAAGTTGGAACAGTAACTCCCTTACCACAGCCTGGTAATCCTAAACCAAGAAGTTTTCGATTACCCAAAGACAGCGCCTTAATTAACAGAATGGGGTTTAACAATCAAGGTCTTGAAAGTGCCATTAACCAATTAAAAAAGAGGCCAAAAGGTGTAATTGTAGGTGGAAATATTGGCAAAAATACACTAACCTTAAATGAGGACGCAGCAAAGGATTACGCGGAAGTATTCGAAGGGTTATACCCATTTGTCGATTATTTCGTTGTGAATGTCTCTTGTCCAAACATTGCCAATCTTGGTGCTCTTCAGGAAAAGGATGGTCTAAATGACATTCTACAAACTATTGTAGAGTATAGAGCATTACAACCCGTTTATAGGCCTATTCTTCTCAAAGTGAGCCCCGATTTATCGAACGAACAGCTCGATCAACAGCTCGAGTCCGTTAAAACATTTGCCATCGATGGTATTATTGCCACAAATACCACCCGAAGCCGTAGTGAACTAGCTACAAATACCATTGATATTGATGCCATTGGGAATGGAGGACTAAGTGGTAAACCGTTGTATGATAGATCGCTGGAGATAGTTAGGCAAATTGCCGTTAAAACCCAGGGAAAACTTCCTATTATTGGTGTGGGTGGAATAATGAGTAATCAGAACGCTCTCGACATGCTCGAAGCAGGAGCAACCCTAATCCAAATATATACAGGCTTTATTTATAATGGACCACTTTTTGTGAAAAGTATAAATAGGGCTATTCTTTCTCATGAACTTTCTAAACTGAAGTAATGTATTGTTAATTAATACAATATAATATCTAATTTAATAGAACATTGAAGAATTTCAGGTGACTTTTTTATCCTTCGTATGATGCATTATACCTTTAGTCTATCACAAAGTCGACCGTGATGTTTGGAGTAGTTTGAGTTTCTTTTAGTCAAATATGTTTTCTTCATTTGAGGTAGAGCGATGCCAACTTTGCTACAATTTCCATATGGATATTATTTGCGCGATTAACACTTAAATTGCTACTTTGAAATTCATAAATAATTGTAAAACAAGTAAATAATATATATTAATTCATCCTATAGTTCAATATAAAATAGTCATACTATTCCACCCAAAGGTGATTTCATTATTCAGCATTATACTGCTTGTATCCCATTTCGTTGTTATTCTGAACTTCATCCTAGAATGGAACAAATTTACTGCTAACTTTGCACCTTCAAAAATCTGAATAATGGATCTGACGCAGGAGATAAATAGAAGAAGAACCTTTGCTATTATTAGCCACCCCGATGCCGGTAAAACAACGCTTACTGAAAAGTTGCTGCTATTTGGAGGTGCCATTCACGTGGCTGGTGCCGTAAAATCTAACAAAATAAAGAAAACAGCAACGTCCGACTTCATGGAAATTGAGCGCCAAAGAGGTATTTCTGTTGCAACATCTGTAATGGGGTTTGAATACAGCGGGGCTAAAATTAACATTCTCGATACCCCTGGTCACCAAGATTTTGCAGAAGACACATACCGTACCTTAACGGCTGTGGATAGCGTTATCATCGTAGTCGATTGTGCGAAAGGGGTCGAAGCGCAAACAAAAAAACTAATGGATGTCTGCCGAATGAGGAAAACTCCGGTGATCGTCTTTATCAATAAAATGGACCGAAATGGTCGTGACCCTTTTGACTTACTTGATGAAATAGAAAAAGAACTCCAAATAAAGGTGAGACCCTTAAGCTGGCCTATTAGCATGGGATCTACGTTTAAAGGGGTTTACAACATGTTTGAAAAGAAACTTAACCTGTTTTTTTCTGACGACAAACAACGTGTTGGTGATGACTCTGTTGAGATCTCAGATGTTTTTACATCACCCGATCTGGATAGCTATATTTCACCATTTACTGCCACGTTTCTTGAGGAGATTAATCTTATCGAGAGCGTATATCATAATTTCGATCGCGAAAAGTACCTTAACGGTGAATTAGCACCTGTATTTTTTGGGTCAGCACTCAATA
It includes:
- a CDS encoding quinone-dependent dihydroorotate dehydrogenase, which encodes MYTLLLRPLLFCLKPEPVHHLVATSLKIALSIPGIRIIVKRLTTISHPLLEREVFGLKFPSPVGLAAGFDKNATLISEMASLGFGFIEVGTVTPLPQPGNPKPRSFRLPKDSALINRMGFNNQGLESAINQLKKRPKGVIVGGNIGKNTLTLNEDAAKDYAEVFEGLYPFVDYFVVNVSCPNIANLGALQEKDGLNDILQTIVEYRALQPVYRPILLKVSPDLSNEQLDQQLESVKTFAIDGIIATNTTRSRSELATNTIDIDAIGNGGLSGKPLYDRSLEIVRQIAVKTQGKLPIIGVGGIMSNQNALDMLEAGATLIQIYTGFIYNGPLFVKSINRAILSHELSKLK